From the Cryptomeria japonica chromosome 2, Sugi_1.0, whole genome shotgun sequence genome, one window contains:
- the LOC131859355 gene encoding uncharacterized protein LOC131859355, whose translation MAPYELVYGIGTNVSLPLELATARLQTIIEDSFFQNALEKRVMYLMKLEEEIEMLVDRISEHQNRVKKIFDMRARPRGFLKGDEVLLWDKRREPKGAHGKFDSLWKGPFKIHEVVGPNAFRLNYYDGTVMPYTYNGQDLKLYKL comes from the coding sequence ATGGCACCTTATGAACTGGTGTATGGGATTGGCACAAATGTTTCTTTACCTCTGGAATTGGCAACAGCGAGACTTCAAACTATAATTGAGGATTCCTTCTTCCAAAATGCTCTGGAGAAGAGagtcatgtatttgatgaagttggaagagGAAATAGAGATGTTAGTGGATAGAATTTCTGAACATCAGAACAGGGTGAAGAAAATCTTTGATATgagagctcgaccaagaggtttcctaaaAGGAGATGAAGTATTGTTGTGGGACAAGAGAAGAGAACCAAAGGGtgcccatggaaaatttgattcattgtggaaaggtccGTTCAAGATCCATGAGGTAGTAGGACCAAATGCATTCAGACTAAATTATTATGATGGaacggttatgccctatacctataatgggcaggacCTCAAGCTTTATAAACTTTGA